In Nymphaea colorata isolate Beijing-Zhang1983 chromosome 5, ASM883128v2, whole genome shotgun sequence, one genomic interval encodes:
- the LOC116255317 gene encoding protein SRC2, translated as MEYRPLDLTVISAKDIKDVNLVGKMDVYAVAWLSNDPRQKQKTNVSRDGGKNPSWNFTVRFNIDESAARNGGLIIHILLRCEKALGDKDVGEVAVPVKELLESVDSKTAQFVSYQVRTPNRKPKGTLNLSYKFGERIAAPSAPYQAPPVAHSASFEKSDVAAYPPTAVPYMAPGAYPPGQAYPPPPMGYPPPPPGAYPPPPPGAYPPQPAGAYPPPPPGAYPPPPPQGGYPPPYGYPPPPQPYGYPPMAQPQQPQKKNKFGLGLGAGLLGGALGGLLIGDMISDAAESSYDGGFDGGFDGGFDF; from the coding sequence ATGGAGTACCGCCCGCTCGACTTGACGGTGATCTCTGCGAAGGACATCAAGGACGTTAACCTCGTCGGCAAAATGGACGTCTACGCGGTGGCGTGGTTGAGCAACGACCCAAGGCAGAAGCAGAAGACCAACGTCAGCCGTGACGGCGGCAAGAACCCGTCGTGGAATTTCACCGTCCGGTTCAACATCGACGAGTCGGCCGCACGGAACGGCGGCCTCATCATCCACATCCTTCTCCGGTGCGAGAAGGCCCTCGGCGACAAGGACGTCGGCGAGGTTGCCGTTCCGGTCAAGGAGCTCCTCGAGAGTGTCGACTCCAAAACCGCTCAATTCGTCAGCTACCAGGTCCGCACCCCGAACCGCAAGCCCAAGGGCACCCTCAACCTTTCCTATAAATTCGGCGAACGGATTGCCGCTCCGTCGGCACCCTATCAAGCGCCGCCGGTAGCGCACTCGGCTTCGTTCGAGAAATCAGACGTCGCAGCCTATCCGCCCACAGCGGTGCCGTACATGGCGCCAGGAGCTTATCCACCTGGCCAAGCATACCCACCTCCACCTATGGGGTACCCACCACCGCCACCTGGAGCCTACCCACCACCGCCACCTGGAGCGTACCCTCCACAGCCAGCGGGTGCCTACCCGCCGCCGCCACCCGGAGCCTATCCGCCACCGCCTCCGCAGGGGGGCTACCCACCGCCCTACGGCTACCCGCCACCTCCTCAGCCTTACGGCTACCCTCCGATGGCGCAACCGCAGCAGCCGCAGAAGAAGAACAAGTTCGGTTTGGGTCTGGGCGCGGGTCTGCTGGGCGGAGCGCTCGGCGGGCTGCTCATCGGCGACATGATCTCCGACGCCGCGGAGTCAAGCTACGACGGCGGGTTTGATGGCGGGTTTGATGGCGGGTTTGACTTCTGA